In one Winogradskyella sp. MH6 genomic region, the following are encoded:
- the murB gene encoding UDP-N-acetylmuramate dehydrogenase, with product MVIEHNVSLQPYNTFGLNAKAKSYCNITNETTLTEVLKTENNQPLFILGGGSNMLLTKDIEALVLHINLKGIEVINETEDVVFVKAMAGENWHQFVLWCIKHNYGGIENLSLIPGNVGTSPIQNIGAYGIELKDVFESCEAINIKNQNARVFTKDDCKFGYRESIFKQELKGEYIITSVTFKLTKQNHKLHTDYGAIKQQLEASNISKPTIKDVSNAVIAIRQSKLPDPKEIGNSGSFFKNPVITIEQFKKLQSNFPDVPSYKVSDSMVKVPAGWLIEQAGFKGKRFNDYGVHNKQALVLVNYGNAKGSDVYRLAQLIQKTIKRIFDISIETEVNII from the coding sequence ATGGTTATAGAGCACAATGTTTCATTACAACCTTACAATACCTTTGGCTTAAACGCTAAGGCTAAATCGTATTGTAACATTACAAATGAAACTACTCTTACCGAAGTTTTAAAAACTGAAAACAATCAACCTTTATTCATTCTTGGTGGCGGAAGCAACATGCTACTCACCAAAGATATTGAAGCTTTAGTGCTTCATATTAACTTAAAAGGCATTGAGGTTATAAACGAAACTGAAGATGTTGTTTTTGTTAAAGCTATGGCTGGCGAAAACTGGCATCAATTCGTCCTATGGTGTATAAAACACAACTATGGAGGTATTGAAAATTTGTCCTTAATTCCTGGTAATGTTGGCACCTCTCCTATTCAAAATATAGGTGCTTATGGTATAGAGTTAAAAGATGTATTTGAAAGTTGCGAAGCCATTAACATCAAAAATCAAAACGCTAGAGTATTTACAAAAGACGATTGCAAATTTGGTTATAGAGAGTCCATATTCAAGCAAGAGTTAAAAGGAGAATATATTATTACAAGTGTTACTTTTAAACTAACTAAGCAGAATCATAAACTTCATACAGATTATGGTGCTATAAAACAGCAACTCGAAGCTTCTAATATATCAAAGCCAACAATTAAGGATGTGTCTAATGCTGTAATAGCAATTAGACAAAGCAAATTACCAGATCCAAAAGAAATAGGAAATAGCGGTAGTTTTTTTAAAAATCCTGTTATTACGATAGAGCAATTTAAAAAATTACAATCTAATTTTCCTGATGTGCCTTCATATAAAGTTTCGGATAGCATGGTAAAAGTTCCTGCAGGTTGGCTTATAGAACAAGCTGGTTTTAAAGGCAAACGTTTTAATGATTATGGAGTACACAATAAACAAGCTCTAGTATTAGTTAATTATGGAAATGCTAAAGGGAGTGACGTATACAGACTAGCACAATTAATCCAAAAAACCATAAAACGAATTTTTGATATTTCTATTGAAACCGAAGTAAACATTATATAA
- a CDS encoding pyridoxal phosphate-dependent aminotransferase, translated as MPKISEKGINMPESPIRKLVPYAEEAHKQGKTVYYLNIGQPDIKTPTIALDAVKVHSLDILAYSRSEGSEEYRKKIAKYYLRNNIEVTHNDIIVTTGGSEALLFAFGSIMDEEDEIIIPEPFYANYNGFSTASSVKVVPVISKIEDNFALPPIEEFEKLITPKTKAILICNPGNPTGYLYSKEEISKLAAIVKKHDLFLIADEVYREFVYDGIEHYSILQETGLEEHAIVIDSVSKRYSMCGARIGYLVSKNKEVIKTALKFAQARLSPPTLAQIASEAALDTPQSYFDDVKEEYVKRRNTLIEGLEKIPGVKVAKPNGAFYCIAELPVKNSDDFARWLLESFDYENSTIMVAPAAGFYSTPGVGRNQIRIAYVLNENSLKTAIKILEEALKVYKD; from the coding sequence ATGCCGAAAATTTCCGAGAAAGGTATTAACATGCCAGAGTCACCTATTAGAAAATTGGTGCCATACGCTGAAGAAGCTCACAAACAAGGAAAAACTGTTTACTACCTAAATATAGGACAACCAGATATAAAAACACCTACAATTGCGCTAGATGCTGTTAAGGTGCATTCTCTAGATATCCTTGCTTATTCTCGATCCGAAGGATCAGAAGAATACAGAAAGAAGATTGCTAAATATTATTTGCGCAATAATATTGAAGTAACACATAACGACATTATTGTTACCACAGGTGGTAGTGAAGCTTTACTATTTGCTTTTGGAAGCATCATGGATGAGGAAGATGAAATTATTATTCCAGAACCATTTTATGCCAATTACAATGGGTTTTCAACCGCTTCTAGCGTTAAAGTCGTTCCTGTTATTTCAAAAATTGAAGATAACTTTGCCTTACCTCCAATTGAAGAGTTTGAAAAATTAATCACACCAAAAACCAAAGCGATTCTTATTTGTAATCCTGGTAACCCGACAGGTTATTTATATTCTAAAGAAGAAATAAGCAAACTAGCTGCAATTGTTAAAAAACACGATTTATTCTTAATCGCTGATGAAGTTTACAGAGAGTTTGTTTACGATGGCATAGAGCATTATTCGATTCTTCAAGAGACTGGTTTAGAAGAGCATGCCATAGTTATAGACTCTGTATCTAAACGCTATAGCATGTGTGGTGCTCGTATTGGCTATTTAGTTTCTAAAAATAAAGAAGTAATAAAAACGGCATTAAAATTTGCTCAGGCAAGGCTAAGCCCTCCGACCTTGGCACAAATTGCCAGCGAAGCCGCATTAGATACTCCGCAAAGTTATTTTGATGACGTAAAAGAAGAATATGTAAAACGCAGAAATACATTGATTGAAGGTTTAGAAAAAATTCCTGGTGTAAAAGTTGCCAAACCAAATGGTGCATTTTATTGTATTGCAGAATTACCTGTTAAAAACTCAGATGATTTTGCACGTTGGCTATTAGAATCCTTTGATTATGAAAACAGTACAATAATGGTAGCACCAGCTGCTGGCTTCTACTCTACTCCTGGTGTTGGTCGCAATCAGATTAGAATTGCCTACGTATTAAATGAAAACAGTCTAAAAACTGCTATTAAAATCTTAGAAGAGGCTTTAAAAGTTTACAAAGACTAA
- a CDS encoding RNA polymerase sigma factor, whose protein sequence is MSVTPTEQKIIDLLGKGDKRALDLLYENYSNSLYGVILKVTINEEIAQDALQETFIKVWKNAHKYDPKKAKLFTWLFRIARNTAIDKLRSFNNRYQKEVQIDTSNVYILPSSNLNQDVLDIKEHVGRLEEKYQIVLDALFFQGMTQQEASDELDIPLGTIKSRLKIGLRELKKVYDPE, encoded by the coding sequence TTGAGTGTTACACCAACCGAACAGAAAATAATCGATTTACTAGGCAAAGGCGACAAACGTGCGTTAGATTTGTTATACGAAAACTATTCTAACAGTCTCTATGGTGTCATTTTAAAAGTCACCATAAACGAAGAAATCGCTCAAGATGCCTTACAAGAAACTTTCATTAAGGTCTGGAAAAATGCTCATAAGTATGATCCTAAAAAGGCAAAATTATTTACATGGCTGTTTAGAATAGCAAGAAACACAGCTATAGATAAACTAAGAAGTTTTAATAACAGATATCAGAAAGAAGTCCAAATCGACACTTCAAACGTATATATCTTACCTTCAAGTAATTTAAACCAAGATGTATTGGACATTAAAGAGCATGTTGGACGACTCGAAGAAAAGTATCAAATTGTGTTAGATGCCTTATTTTTTCAAGGCATGACACAGCAAGAAGCCAGCGATGAGCTAGACATTCCGCTTGGTACTATAAAATCGAGATTAAAAATAGGGTTACGTGAGCTCAAAAAAGTTTACGATCCAGAATAA